Proteins encoded in a region of the Flavobacteriales bacterium genome:
- the lysA gene encoding diaminopimelate decarboxylase — MLNLNPEKLTGIKTPVYYYDLDLLRATLQAVNVPVQRYGYHVHYAFKANYNDKILSIIRDAGLGADCVSGNEVKKAIESGFDPSKIVFAGVGKTDEEIEYAIAQSIYSFNCESTQELEVINSIAMREGKTVRVAIRINPNVNANTHKYITTGLEENKFGISISQLPDVLEVLEECANLRLEGLHFHIGSQITDMSSFRNLCTRVNEIVQWFNSRNVSLKHINVGGGLGVNYNQPDQESIPDFEAYFSLFNEFLQLERGQELHFELGRAIVAQCGSLLSRVLYIKNGVNTNFIIVDAGMTELIRPALYQSFHLIENLSAQDRAGADQFYDVVGPVCESSDCFGKRILLPVSKRGDLMAIRTAGAYGEVMSSGYNLREKVNSITSEDLG; from the coding sequence ATGTTAAATCTAAATCCTGAAAAATTAACCGGAATAAAAACACCGGTTTATTATTACGATCTGGATTTGCTGCGCGCAACGTTACAGGCGGTAAATGTCCCCGTACAACGCTACGGTTACCATGTCCATTATGCTTTTAAAGCAAATTACAACGATAAAATTTTATCGATCATCCGTGATGCAGGTTTAGGTGCAGATTGTGTAAGCGGAAATGAGGTAAAGAAAGCCATTGAATCCGGATTTGATCCTTCCAAAATTGTATTCGCGGGAGTGGGGAAAACCGATGAGGAAATTGAATATGCCATTGCACAATCGATTTACAGTTTTAATTGCGAATCGACCCAGGAGCTCGAAGTGATAAATTCCATTGCCATGCGCGAAGGGAAAACGGTACGTGTGGCGATTCGTATTAATCCCAATGTAAATGCCAATACGCATAAATATATAACTACCGGACTCGAAGAAAATAAGTTTGGAATTAGTATTTCCCAATTACCGGATGTGCTTGAAGTGTTGGAAGAATGTGCAAACCTCCGTCTGGAAGGATTACATTTTCATATTGGTTCACAGATTACCGATATGAGCAGTTTCCGCAATCTTTGCACCCGGGTGAATGAAATTGTACAATGGTTCAATTCGCGCAATGTGTCGTTAAAGCACATTAACGTGGGAGGAGGATTGGGCGTTAATTACAATCAACCGGATCAGGAATCCATTCCCGATTTCGAAGCGTATTTTTCACTTTTTAATGAGTTTCTGCAATTGGAAAGGGGACAGGAATTGCATTTCGAATTGGGACGTGCCATCGTTGCGCAATGCGGATCACTTTTATCTCGTGTGCTCTATATCAAGAATGGCGTGAATACCAATTTTATCATTGTAGATGCGGGTATGACGGAGTTGATTCGTCCTGCATTATACCAATCCTTCCACCTCATCGAAAACCTTTCGGCACAGGATCGGGCAGGGGCGGATCAGTTTTATGATGTAGTAGGACCCGTATGTGAATCGTCGGATTGTTTCGGGAAACGAATTCTGTTACCTGTTTCCAAACGTGGCGATCTTATGGCTATTCGCACGGCAGGAGCTTATGGAGAGGTGATGTCCTCCGGCTACAACCTGCGCGAAAAAGTTAATTCAATTACTTCCGAAGATTTAGGATAA
- a CDS encoding TonB-dependent receptor: MKFLQRSALFSFFFLIGMMAMAQTGTIRGFIYDKATGEPISYANILIKETSGGASADGNGYFQVAKIPAGTYHIVVSFVGYQPQEIEVVLKAGEIVTKKIMLTEGVELDEIEVKGEKQESLTTIKMSQIKATKKEISAVPTVGGESDIATYFQTVPGVVTTGDQGGQMYVRGGAPIQNKVLLDGMTIYNPFHSIGFFSVFDTDIIRTADIYTGGFNAEYGGRISSVMDISTRDGNKNNFEGKVAASPFGAKLMLEGPLYKRKSENSGSATYLFSGKTSYLAQSSKVFYKYIDTAGLPFNFTDLYGKISFNGKSGSKFNVFGFNFSDSVKYQAISDLKWNSYGAGSNFVLVPAGNPVLISGDFSYSKYKITLDDKISPVRSSEIGGFNLGFDFKYFMKKDEVKYGIDVEGFSTDFTTVNAANRTISQQENTTQLGLYVSYKINRGRLVIEPSFREMYYSSLSNFSHEPRIGAKFNLTEEIRFKAAAGVYSQNLIAANSDRDVVNLFYGFLSGSDNLPKQYIDENGNVVDRKHSLQKANHYIFGAEYDLGDHWNFNVEGYIKDFTQLTNINRNKIYDETDATKPDLLKKDFIIETGLARGVDFVAKYNSKKTYLWLVYSLGKVTRWDGIQTYAPIFDRRHTVNMVYTQLFGKDDLWEVNARWNLGTGLPFTQTGGYYQNISFNNVTTDYTTANANDVSILYAGLNQGRLSTYHRFDLSVKRRFEFKKVIKSEDPNVPDKEKITSKLEIILGVTNLYNRQNIFYVNRVTAERVYQLPIIPTLGFNWAF; the protein is encoded by the coding sequence ATGAAATTTCTACAGCGTTCTGCACTGTTTTCTTTTTTCTTTTTAATCGGAATGATGGCGATGGCTCAAACCGGTACCATCCGTGGTTTTATTTACGATAAAGCTACCGGGGAACCTATCAGCTATGCCAATATTTTGATTAAGGAAACCTCAGGAGGTGCTTCTGCAGACGGTAATGGTTATTTCCAGGTGGCAAAAATCCCGGCTGGAACTTATCACATTGTGGTATCATTTGTAGGATATCAACCGCAGGAAATTGAAGTGGTTTTAAAAGCAGGTGAGATTGTTACCAAAAAAATAATGCTGACAGAAGGTGTTGAGCTGGATGAAATTGAAGTAAAAGGAGAAAAACAGGAATCACTCACCACCATCAAAATGTCGCAAATTAAAGCGACTAAAAAAGAAATCAGCGCCGTTCCAACTGTGGGTGGTGAATCAGATATTGCCACCTATTTCCAAACCGTACCGGGTGTGGTAACAACGGGTGACCAGGGTGGACAAATGTACGTTCGCGGTGGTGCTCCGATTCAAAATAAAGTGTTGCTGGATGGTATGACTATTTACAATCCGTTTCACTCCATCGGTTTTTTCTCGGTATTTGATACCGACATTATTCGTACAGCGGATATTTATACCGGAGGATTCAATGCTGAATATGGAGGAAGAATTTCATCGGTAATGGATATCTCTACCCGCGATGGAAATAAAAATAATTTCGAAGGAAAAGTAGCTGCGAGTCCATTCGGTGCCAAACTGATGTTGGAAGGTCCACTCTACAAAAGAAAATCTGAAAATTCCGGTTCTGCCACCTATCTCTTTTCGGGAAAAACATCTTACCTCGCTCAATCTTCCAAAGTATTTTACAAATACATCGACACCGCAGGATTACCATTTAACTTCACCGACTTGTACGGTAAAATTTCATTCAACGGAAAAAGCGGTTCTAAGTTCAACGTCTTCGGTTTTAACTTCAGCGACTCCGTAAAATACCAGGCCATCTCCGATTTAAAATGGAATTCATATGGTGCCGGATCAAATTTCGTTTTGGTTCCTGCCGGAAATCCGGTGTTGATTTCGGGAGATTTCTCTTACTCGAAATATAAAATCACACTCGACGATAAAATTTCTCCGGTTCGCAGTTCTGAAATTGGTGGTTTTAACCTCGGCTTCGATTTTAAATATTTCATGAAGAAGGATGAAGTAAAATATGGAATCGATGTTGAAGGATTTTCTACTGACTTCACCACTGTGAATGCAGCAAACCGTACGATTTCGCAGCAGGAAAACACAACCCAGTTGGGGCTTTATGTGAGTTACAAAATAAACCGCGGTCGCTTAGTCATTGAACCCAGTTTCCGTGAAATGTACTACTCATCCCTTTCCAACTTTTCGCATGAACCACGCATTGGAGCGAAATTTAATTTAACGGAAGAAATTCGCTTTAAAGCAGCAGCCGGTGTGTATTCGCAAAACCTGATTGCAGCCAACTCCGACCGTGATGTAGTGAATCTGTTTTATGGATTCCTTTCAGGAAGTGATAATCTGCCTAAACAATACATTGATGAAAACGGAAATGTAGTGGACCGCAAACACTCACTACAAAAAGCCAATCACTATATCTTCGGTGCAGAATATGATTTGGGCGACCACTGGAATTTTAACGTTGAAGGTTATATCAAAGACTTTACACAGCTCACTAACATTAACCGGAATAAAATCTACGACGAAACAGATGCCACTAAACCTGATTTGCTGAAAAAAGATTTTATCATTGAAACAGGTTTGGCTCGCGGTGTAGATTTCGTGGCTAAATACAATTCCAAAAAAACATATCTCTGGTTGGTATATTCTTTAGGAAAAGTTACCCGTTGGGATGGAATTCAAACCTACGCACCAATTTTCGACCGTCGACATACCGTAAACATGGTGTACACCCAATTATTCGGTAAAGATGATTTGTGGGAAGTTAATGCACGCTGGAATCTGGGTACGGGACTTCCATTTACCCAAACCGGAGGTTACTACCAAAACATTTCCTTTAACAATGTAACAACCGATTACACCACTGCAAATGCCAATGATGTTTCCATTTTATACGCAGGATTAAATCAGGGAAGATTGAGCACCTATCATCGTTTCGACCTCAGCGTAAAACGCCGCTTTGAGTTTAAAAAGGTAATTAAGAGCGAAGATCCGAACGTTCCCGATAAAGAGAAAATCACTTCTAAACTGGAAATTATTTTGGGTGTTACCAATCTGTATAACCGTCAGAATATTTTCTACGTGAACCGCGTAACTGCAGAACGTGTGTATCAGTTGCCGATTATTCCAACACTTGGATTTAACTGGGCATTCTGA